A stretch of Faecalibacterium duncaniae DNA encodes these proteins:
- a CDS encoding phage tail tape measure protein, which translates to MADHTLQSTIEIAGSLSPSLQSAINAAVSRLEEMSKETLEAAGASAQLAAKISTQETVLKNLEQGYADYIVTGQEGTEEAEQLASTIQELSGELTENRGTLDAAEKAARALSETMDDAGGEAETLRSTISKQEDTLQQLKQRYVDVATEQGETSDEARELARQIQDLSSELHENKTKLSDAEYAADKLDNSLEEVESSAKKADDGFTMFKATLANLAADAIMRAVDGIKNLAGNVIELGQNFTSTMSEVSAISGATGEDFEKLEACAREYGATTVFSASNAAEALKYMSLAGWDADQSTSALGGVLNLAAASGMELGAASDMVTDYLSAFAMEAGDAAYFADLLSYAQSHSNTTAEALGEAYKNCAANLNAAGQDVETVTSLLEGMANQGYKGSEAGTAMAAIMRDITNGMKDGAIKIGETSVAVMDAQGNFRDLTDILTEVEAATNGMGDAERAVALSSTFTADSTKGLNLILNEGMDKIAGYEEELRGASGSAEEMANIMNDNLSGDVAAMNSAFEELGLKIYDALESKLRAGVQFITNGVIPAIEWLGGHIPEVTIAVSGLGAVIAAMNWGTISSKIAMVKGALVKLAAALGGVSLPAIAIIAVITAVALAFTNLWKNNEEFRNKITAIWDGIKAKFDEFGQGIVDRLNALGFEFEDITEVMKAVWDGFCEVLAPIFEGVFQQISNILSEALDILTGLFDIFAGIFTGDWDMVWQGVQEVFGAVWDFVVATFENWISTFTSLADTVLGWFGTDWETVWTNVKTFFSDTWNAISSFFSGILTGIKTFFTDTWNAIVSFFSGILSGIYSSVTGTMTEIHDTFTNIWDSITGFLSGAWETIKNIVTVGIMAVKEIISAAFQIITLPFRFIWENCKDTVLSIWETIKSVIGEKIDAVKEKITTVTTAISNVASAAWNAISSTASSLWEGIKGTIGSKIDAAKEKVSTATSAITSVASSAWSSVSSTASSLWNTISSTVSSKISAASSAVSSATSTITSVASSAWSSVSSTASSQWESIRSTISSKLSSAKSTVSSLMSGITSTMSSGLSSALSTVSGKFSSIYSTISSKMSAARDAVGNAISALKSKFNFSWSLPHLKLPHVSISGSFSINPPSVPHFGISWYKDGGILTRPTIFGAAGNNLLAGGEAGAEAVVPLATLWDKLETMITSVFNTASTTGGSSGEGLTSTAGRLLTLDDFSLGSLADSGGVVVYYDFSGFTWSPQIQTEGTGDDADDFMAKLKAHEAEFFDWLEEFIKMREVAQYA; encoded by the coding sequence GTGGCAGACCATACTCTACAATCTACGATAGAGATCGCCGGATCCCTCAGCCCCTCCCTTCAATCGGCTATAAACGCGGCCGTCTCTCGTCTGGAGGAAATGAGCAAAGAAACGCTCGAAGCCGCCGGTGCTTCCGCACAGTTGGCAGCAAAGATCAGCACGCAGGAGACAGTCCTCAAAAATCTGGAACAAGGCTACGCCGACTACATTGTGACCGGCCAAGAAGGAACCGAGGAAGCCGAACAGCTCGCGAGTACAATCCAAGAACTGTCCGGTGAACTGACGGAAAATCGCGGCACGTTGGACGCGGCAGAAAAAGCCGCCCGTGCCCTGTCCGAAACCATGGACGACGCAGGCGGAGAAGCTGAAACGCTGCGCTCTACAATCTCCAAACAGGAGGACACCCTCCAACAGTTAAAACAGCGATACGTTGACGTTGCAACCGAACAAGGGGAAACCAGCGACGAAGCGCGGGAACTCGCCAGACAGATCCAAGACCTGTCCAGCGAACTGCACGAAAACAAGACCAAGCTCTCGGACGCAGAATACGCAGCGGACAAGCTGGACAACTCTCTGGAGGAAGTCGAAAGCTCAGCCAAAAAGGCAGACGACGGCTTCACCATGTTTAAGGCAACACTGGCAAACCTCGCCGCCGACGCTATCATGCGAGCGGTGGACGGTATCAAGAATCTGGCCGGGAACGTCATAGAACTGGGCCAGAACTTCACCAGCACCATGTCCGAGGTATCGGCAATCAGCGGCGCAACCGGTGAGGACTTCGAGAAACTGGAAGCCTGCGCCAGAGAATACGGCGCTACTACGGTTTTTTCGGCCAGTAATGCAGCCGAGGCCCTCAAATACATGAGTCTCGCCGGGTGGGACGCCGATCAGTCCACAAGTGCGCTGGGCGGCGTTCTGAATCTGGCCGCCGCTTCTGGCATGGAACTGGGAGCAGCTTCCGACATGGTAACGGACTACCTGAGCGCCTTCGCCATGGAGGCCGGAGACGCCGCATACTTCGCAGATCTGCTCTCCTACGCGCAAAGCCACAGCAACACCACGGCCGAAGCACTGGGCGAAGCCTACAAGAACTGCGCGGCTAACCTAAACGCAGCCGGACAGGACGTCGAAACCGTCACCTCGCTGCTCGAAGGAATGGCAAACCAAGGTTACAAAGGATCCGAAGCCGGAACCGCCATGGCCGCGATTATGCGAGACATAACCAACGGAATGAAGGACGGCGCGATCAAGATCGGAGAAACCTCCGTGGCCGTAATGGACGCACAGGGCAACTTCCGAGATCTCACCGACATTCTCACAGAAGTGGAAGCCGCCACAAATGGAATGGGCGACGCAGAACGAGCCGTCGCGCTATCTTCCACTTTTACCGCAGACTCCACCAAGGGCCTGAATCTGATCCTCAACGAAGGCATGGACAAGATCGCCGGGTACGAGGAAGAACTCCGCGGAGCTTCTGGATCCGCTGAGGAAATGGCCAATATTATGAACGACAACCTCAGCGGCGACGTGGCAGCAATGAACAGCGCCTTCGAGGAACTGGGGCTCAAAATTTACGACGCGCTGGAAAGTAAGCTACGAGCAGGCGTGCAATTTATCACCAACGGCGTGATCCCGGCGATCGAATGGCTCGGCGGGCATATCCCAGAAGTGACCATAGCAGTGAGCGGCCTCGGTGCCGTTATCGCAGCTATGAACTGGGGAACCATATCGAGCAAGATCGCAATGGTGAAGGGCGCACTGGTAAAACTCGCTGCAGCACTGGGAGGCGTATCGCTTCCGGCTATTGCTATTATCGCGGTGATCACGGCCGTGGCTCTTGCTTTTACGAATTTATGGAAAAACAACGAAGAATTTAGGAATAAGATCACAGCGATCTGGGACGGAATCAAGGCCAAGTTCGACGAGTTCGGGCAAGGAATTGTGGACAGGCTCAACGCGCTGGGGTTCGAGTTCGAGGACATAACCGAAGTAATGAAGGCAGTCTGGGACGGCTTCTGCGAGGTGCTCGCTCCGATTTTTGAGGGCGTATTCCAGCAGATCAGCAATATTCTGAGCGAGGCCCTCGATATTCTGACCGGCCTGTTTGACATCTTCGCCGGAATTTTTACCGGCGACTGGGATATGGTATGGCAGGGCGTCCAAGAAGTTTTCGGCGCAGTCTGGGACTTCGTTGTGGCAACCTTCGAGAACTGGATCAGCACGTTCACCTCTCTGGCGGACACCGTTCTGGGCTGGTTCGGCACCGACTGGGAAACCGTCTGGACGAATGTTAAAACATTTTTCTCAGACACATGGAACGCGATCTCGTCGTTTTTCTCTGGAATCCTGACGGGAATCAAAACATTTTTCACGGACACATGGAACGCGATCGTCTCGTTTTTCTCTGGAATTTTATCCGGAATTTATTCGAGCGTCACCGGAACCATGACCGAAATCCACGACACCTTCACGAATATCTGGGACTCAATCACCGGATTTTTGTCCGGAGCATGGGAAACAATTAAAAACATTGTGACCGTCGGGATCATGGCCGTGAAGGAAATTATCAGCGCAGCCTTCCAGATCATCACGCTGCCGTTTCGGTTTATCTGGGAAAACTGCAAGGACACGGTGCTCTCTATCTGGGAGACTATCAAGAGCGTGATCGGCGAAAAAATCGACGCCGTAAAAGAAAAGATCACCACGGTGACGACTGCGATCTCCAACGTAGCAAGCGCAGCATGGAACGCGATCAGCTCCACGGCTTCCTCCCTCTGGGAAGGGATTAAAGGCACGATCGGTTCCAAAATCGACGCAGCTAAGGAGAAAGTAAGCACCGCGACGAGTGCGATCACCAGCGTGGCAAGTTCCGCATGGTCAAGCGTAAGCTCCACGGCTTCCTCTCTCTGGAACACAATCAGCTCCACAGTGAGCAGCAAGATCTCGGCGGCCAGTTCCGCCGTAAGCTCGGCAACGAGTACGATCACCAGCGTGGCAAGCTCTGCGTGGTCAAGTGTGAGCTCTACCGCTTCCTCTCAATGGGAAAGCATCCGGAGCACGATCAGCAGCAAACTGAGCAGCGCAAAGTCTACCGTTTCCAGCTTAATGAGTGGAATCACTTCCACCATGAGTTCAGGACTCAGCTCCGCACTCAGCACAGTGTCGGGTAAGTTCTCCAGTATTTACTCGACGATCAGCAGCAAAATGTCGGCAGCAAGGGACGCCGTAGGAAACGCGATCAGCGCCCTAAAATCAAAGTTTAATTTCTCGTGGAGCCTGCCACACCTGAAACTCCCTCATGTGAGTATCAGCGGCAGCTTCTCGATCAACCCGCCAAGCGTACCACACTTCGGTATTTCATGGTACAAGGACGGCGGTATTCTGACGCGCCCGACTATTTTCGGCGCAGCAGGTAACAATCTTCTGGCTGGTGGTGAAGCTGGCGCCGAGGCGGTGGTTCCTCTTGCAACCCTCTGGGATAAGTTGGAAACCATGATCACCTCAGTGTTCAACACTGCAAGCACAACCGGCGGATCTTCTGGCGAAGGACTCACAAGCACGGCCGGAAGGCTTCTGACTCTGGACGACTTCTCTCTCGGAAGTCTGGCAGACAGTGGCGGCGTGGTAGTTTACTACGACTTCTCCGGCTTCACATGGAGCCCACAGATCCAGACAGAAGGAACCGGCGACGACGCGGACGACTTCATGGCGAAGCTCAAAGCCCACGAGGCCGAGTTCTTCGACTGGCTGGAAGAATTTATAAAAATGCGGGAGGTGGCTCAATATGCGTAG
- a CDS encoding tail protein X — protein sequence MRRVTGYKDYTTREGDTFDALALEMYGEEMLAHYIAEFNPDYADVLIFDANVALRLPIVEGAETPETLPPWRRDSEDEDDSA from the coding sequence ATGCGTAGAGTAACAGGCTACAAAGACTACACGACACGCGAAGGGGACACCTTCGACGCGCTGGCCCTCGAAATGTACGGGGAGGAAATGCTGGCGCACTATATCGCAGAATTTAACCCCGACTATGCGGACGTGCTGATCTTCGACGCGAACGTGGCCCTCCGGCTGCCGATCGTCGAAGGTGCAGAGACGCCGGAAACTCTGCCGCCGTGGCGTCGGGACTCTGAGGACGAGGACGACAGCGCGTGA
- a CDS encoding phage late control D family protein translates to MNLYYNGVDIYGDVSVNYCVHEMFAEKQADTLVIRFNDTKGTWSKWQPAEGDTVQFKEGASDTGKMFVHSMKPENGLFTIRAMSMPKSGKTKKSKSWEGVRFLQLANEFAGNHGLTFQNYGCADQVYPYIKQDNETDFALFHRLCTLEGCQMLIFDGKLLAYNEQYIEGQTPAGSLSVDENGVFSYEDNRGGMYGSCEIASGSYSGKFIADSSNSSVLRPAVPIQVTSNAEAARFAKGLLRNANKFARSGYFSKSLMTGYAAASILTLSTPRATMWDGTVFVYKVRHDFVGNKSTIYFRHILEGY, encoded by the coding sequence GTGAACCTCTACTACAACGGGGTGGATATATACGGGGACGTGTCGGTGAACTACTGCGTGCACGAAATGTTCGCAGAAAAGCAAGCCGACACCCTCGTGATCCGCTTCAATGACACCAAGGGAACATGGAGCAAGTGGCAACCGGCCGAAGGTGACACCGTGCAATTCAAAGAAGGCGCGAGTGATACTGGGAAAATGTTCGTGCACTCCATGAAACCAGAAAACGGGCTTTTTACGATCCGAGCCATGTCCATGCCAAAAAGCGGCAAGACAAAAAAGAGCAAAAGCTGGGAGGGCGTCCGGTTCCTGCAACTGGCGAATGAGTTCGCAGGAAATCACGGACTAACATTCCAGAACTACGGCTGCGCGGATCAGGTTTACCCGTATATTAAGCAGGACAACGAGACAGACTTCGCCCTATTCCACCGGCTCTGCACTCTGGAAGGCTGCCAAATGCTTATATTTGACGGCAAGCTGCTGGCGTATAACGAGCAGTACATAGAGGGGCAGACTCCAGCCGGTAGTCTCTCCGTAGATGAAAACGGCGTTTTCTCCTATGAGGACAACCGGGGCGGAATGTACGGATCCTGCGAAATTGCAAGCGGAAGCTACTCCGGAAAATTTATAGCCGACAGCTCCAACAGCTCAGTGCTCCGCCCTGCGGTGCCTATTCAGGTAACCAGCAATGCAGAGGCGGCACGCTTCGCCAAGGGGCTGCTGCGGAACGCGAACAAGTTCGCCCGATCCGGATACTTTTCCAAGTCACTTATGACCGGATATGCAGCCGCCAGCATTTTGACACTATCAACACCAAGGGCAACCATGTGGGACGGTACCGTTTTTGTGTATAAAGTCCGGCATGATTTTGTCGGAAATAAATCCACGATCTACTTCCGACACATTCTGGAGGGCTACTAA
- a CDS encoding baseplate J/gp47 family protein, translated as MSELKFIETTDETIYTDILEELENGVGEPLYPGDERRIFGDTMAKVIVTVYNTVNDACRQKMLRYARGTVLDALGENRDVIRLDPTYATTTLRFTVTEAVGSNIIIPAGLRVTGDFVHYFLTDTTAVLYAGSLYVDVAATAEEGGTDYNNIDEGEISEIVDVSDVPLLDGVTNLTITEGGGDREEDEPYRERIREAENKLSTAGPAKAYKYWALSANSLVTDAVVESEKETITRTLKTYAGHAFQGGANLLPDTLVVFLSDGSEATAGADYTAEYADELLTLSLSGSLAGAETVKIQIGRNMYGRVKIVPICAGGQIPSEDVLADVLAACSADDVRPLTDMVTVEAPETHEYDIELTYYTTKANESEVVQNVEGSGGAIDQYINWQGSTLNQDINPDELRKRILCPDWADDLIGATRVQIIKPEYTELNSTTVAKFSGKKTVKHIVRG; from the coding sequence ATGAGCGAGCTCAAATTCATAGAGACAACCGACGAAACAATCTACACCGACATACTGGAAGAATTAGAGAACGGCGTCGGCGAGCCTCTCTACCCCGGTGACGAGCGCCGAATCTTCGGCGACACCATGGCGAAGGTGATCGTCACTGTTTACAACACAGTAAACGACGCCTGCCGCCAGAAAATGCTCCGATATGCAAGGGGCACTGTTCTGGACGCTCTGGGAGAAAACAGAGACGTGATCCGTCTCGATCCTACCTATGCCACTACCACCCTACGGTTCACAGTTACCGAAGCGGTGGGCTCTAATATCATTATCCCGGCCGGACTTCGAGTAACTGGTGACTTCGTTCACTATTTCCTGACAGACACCACAGCCGTGCTTTATGCAGGCAGCCTCTATGTGGACGTGGCAGCAACCGCCGAGGAAGGCGGCACGGACTACAACAACATAGACGAGGGCGAGATCTCCGAGATCGTGGACGTCTCCGACGTTCCACTACTCGACGGAGTAACAAACCTGACCATAACAGAAGGCGGAGGCGACCGTGAGGAGGACGAACCGTACCGTGAGAGAATCCGAGAGGCTGAGAACAAACTCAGCACCGCAGGCCCGGCCAAAGCCTACAAATACTGGGCACTGTCCGCGAACTCTCTCGTCACGGACGCGGTGGTGGAATCCGAAAAGGAAACGATCACCAGAACCCTGAAAACCTACGCCGGGCACGCCTTCCAAGGTGGTGCCAATCTCCTGCCGGACACTCTGGTAGTTTTCCTGAGCGACGGATCCGAAGCCACAGCAGGGGCAGACTATACGGCCGAGTATGCCGACGAGCTTCTGACTCTCTCACTCTCCGGATCTCTCGCTGGAGCCGAGACGGTAAAGATCCAGATCGGCCGCAATATGTACGGCCGTGTCAAGATCGTGCCGATCTGCGCCGGAGGACAGATTCCGAGCGAGGACGTGCTGGCCGACGTGCTGGCCGCCTGCTCTGCGGACGACGTTCGACCTCTCACTGACATGGTAACGGTGGAAGCTCCAGAAACTCACGAGTATGACATAGAACTCACCTACTACACCACTAAAGCCAACGAGTCCGAAGTGGTGCAGAACGTGGAAGGATCCGGCGGGGCTATTGATCAATATATCAACTGGCAGGGCTCCACACTGAATCAGGACATAAACCCAGACGAGCTCCGGAAGCGGATCCTCTGCCCTGACTGGGCCGACGATCTAATCGGAGCCACCCGCGTGCAGATCATCAAACCGGAATACACCGAGCTCAACAGCACGACCGTGGCCAAGTTCTCCGGTAAAAAGACCGTGAAGCATATCGTCAGAGGATAA
- a CDS encoding phage tail protein, with protein MGGMKVSNMDFIKLLPAFMQDDEAAIALSKAVNKLIGEPGKRLATIRTWDKVDELTEAECNEMAWELDIDWYDSEGMSLTEKRNTIKLAQQIKRKRGTKWAVERLIGAYFGEGYVMEWFEMDDSPYTFAALTTNANTDGENFNKFVDAVQAAKNVRSHIAGVFYYWQQGPDPGIECALNTELHRYDFVKCGTNPRTATIGFVIKPSIETDPEVKPYLYDYTHAGTTTCGTYPQPGTLGAVVKQAAAAEPDTEAFRYNYPECGITPRPGTLGSVIKRAAATNEKAALFCYPFVKCGTKRCGE; from the coding sequence ATGGGCGGCATGAAAGTGTCAAACATGGATTTTATAAAACTGCTGCCCGCCTTCATGCAGGACGACGAGGCAGCGATCGCACTCAGCAAGGCCGTGAACAAGCTCATAGGTGAGCCGGGCAAACGTCTGGCCACAATCCGCACATGGGACAAGGTAGACGAGCTCACAGAGGCGGAGTGCAACGAAATGGCGTGGGAGCTGGACATTGACTGGTACGACTCCGAAGGCATGAGCCTGACAGAGAAGCGGAACACAATCAAGCTCGCGCAGCAGATCAAAAGAAAACGCGGTACCAAGTGGGCCGTTGAGCGTCTGATCGGCGCATACTTCGGCGAGGGCTACGTCATGGAGTGGTTCGAGATGGACGACTCCCCGTACACCTTCGCGGCTCTAACCACAAACGCGAACACCGACGGCGAAAATTTTAATAAATTTGTTGACGCCGTTCAGGCTGCCAAAAATGTGCGCTCGCATATCGCGGGCGTTTTCTATTACTGGCAGCAGGGGCCAGATCCCGGCATTGAGTGTGCGCTAAACACGGAGCTGCACCGTTATGATTTTGTGAAATGCGGTACCAACCCGCGAACGGCCACGATCGGCTTCGTGATAAAGCCGAGCATTGAAACAGATCCGGAAGTGAAGCCGTACCTATACGACTACACTCACGCCGGAACCACAACCTGCGGAACATATCCGCAGCCCGGAACACTCGGCGCCGTCGTAAAGCAAGCGGCTGCAGCCGAGCCTGACACCGAGGCGTTCCGCTACAACTACCCTGAATGTGGAATAACTCCACGGCCGGGGACGTTGGGCTCAGTTATAAAACGCGCAGCAGCCACGAACGAAAAGGCGGCCCTGTTCTGCTATCCGTTCGTAAAATGCGGAACTAAGCGCTGCGGGGAATAA
- a CDS encoding SUMF1/EgtB/PvdO family nonheme iron enzyme, translating into MANFDLTNLAVKMICPNNVVKTDDTDLPSVLVYIPKFKNSDVLTGGNDSTHPAFIVNGVEIPGFYYGKYQAKVYNSVAYSLPGEDPTASINFDTARARCEAKGAGWHLSTNAEWAAIALWCKKNGFLPYGNNNYGKDSRESNYKAVPSYYESNKIARVATGTGPISWSHDKTMAGIWDLNGNVWEWQGGIRLVWGELQILANNDAADPDNPQNATSTCWKAINAADGALVDPESKTTDSSAHVSGKTVKLDYVNNKWTYSTSITNAKDESRSCAFYQVTADSSIGDAAKVMLRALALLPDSDVTTDVYEGDYMWWNNGVAERCVYRGGSWGDGASAGVFSLYGLNSRSYAYTYIGFRAAYIPEIR; encoded by the coding sequence ATGGCAAATTTTGACCTCACCAATCTGGCAGTAAAAATGATCTGCCCGAACAACGTCGTCAAGACAGACGACACCGATCTCCCTTCCGTTCTGGTGTATATCCCGAAGTTTAAGAACTCGGACGTACTCACCGGCGGAAATGACAGCACCCACCCGGCCTTTATCGTCAACGGCGTGGAAATCCCCGGCTTTTACTACGGCAAGTATCAGGCCAAGGTTTACAACTCCGTAGCGTACAGCCTGCCGGGAGAAGATCCAACCGCAAGTATCAACTTCGACACCGCACGCGCACGCTGCGAGGCCAAGGGCGCAGGCTGGCACCTGAGCACTAACGCAGAATGGGCCGCGATCGCTCTCTGGTGCAAGAAAAACGGCTTCCTCCCGTATGGTAACAACAACTACGGCAAAGACAGCCGCGAAAGCAACTACAAAGCCGTGCCGAGCTACTACGAAAGCAACAAGATCGCGAGAGTTGCAACCGGCACCGGCCCGATCTCATGGAGCCACGACAAGACCATGGCTGGTATCTGGGATCTGAACGGCAACGTGTGGGAATGGCAGGGAGGAATCCGCCTTGTTTGGGGTGAGCTTCAGATCCTTGCAAACAACGACGCAGCCGATCCGGACAACCCTCAGAACGCAACGAGCACATGCTGGAAGGCTATCAACGCCGCAGACGGCGCCCTCGTGGATCCTGAGAGCAAGACGACCGACAGCTCCGCTCATGTTTCCGGTAAAACCGTAAAACTGGACTATGTGAACAACAAGTGGACGTACTCTACTTCGATCACCAACGCCAAAGATGAAAGCCGAAGCTGCGCCTTTTATCAGGTTACTGCTGACAGCTCGATCGGAGACGCTGCCAAGGTTATGCTGCGTGCTCTCGCCCTTCTCCCTGACTCTGACGTCACTACGGACGTATACGAGGGCGACTACATGTGGTGGAATAACGGCGTAGCCGAGCGCTGCGTGTATCGCGGGGGCAGCTGGGGCGACGGTGCGTCCGCTGGTGTGTTCTCCCTCTACGGCCTCAACTCCCGCAGCTATGCGTACACGTACATCGGCTTCCGTGCCGCTTATATCCCGGAAATCCGGTAA
- the avd gene encoding diversity-generating retroelement protein Avd: MDNLQLRQRIVRSMIRVSERTANMRKPEKFEYRKHMTAAFMDMLELCIEANRARGSRRAELQNKMDTKLDVLRSLVDTAVSPEDRLISPGLHEIWSKELNEIGRMLGGWKKSNE; encoded by the coding sequence ATGGACAACTTACAACTGCGACAGCGTATCGTCCGGAGCATGATCCGGGTGAGCGAACGCACCGCAAATATGCGGAAACCCGAAAAATTCGAGTATCGCAAACACATGACGGCGGCGTTCATGGATATGCTGGAGCTCTGCATTGAGGCTAACCGGGCCAGAGGCTCGCGCCGGGCAGAACTCCAGAACAAAATGGACACCAAGCTGGACGTGCTGCGCTCTCTCGTAGACACGGCAGTTTCTCCGGAGGATCGCCTGATCTCTCCGGGGCTCCACGAAATATGGAGCAAGGAGCTGAACGAAATCGGGCGTATGCTCGGCGGCTGGAAAAAGTCGAACGAGTAA
- a CDS encoding reverse transcriptase domain-containing protein — translation MDPRNQPSLLERIYSWENLLDAYHEAASEKWYRNDVTAFAANLEENLISIQNDLIWHTYKVGRYRQFYVHEPKKRLVMALGFRDRVVQWAIYLQTNQYLDNGMIYHSYGCRVGKGTTRAADRLQYWCTLVDRKPGKWYYLKLDVSKYFYRVDHRVLLDILRRKFPNEDGYLWLMETIINCDHTPFGLPPGKSADEIPPSERLFEVGMPIGNLTSQLLANVCLNELDQYIKHELKAHFYDRYMDDMALLYPDAATLNRWRTAIEKYLNEVLHLELNSKTTIGLVERGITFVGCRIYPGYRKPTAQSVKKMKARMRYIAKEYEAGLIDFDAVDATMQSYFGLMGHCSTHGLQKWIEKNIIFKRKEMADIELPQEVTQWELNQF, via the coding sequence ATGGATCCAAGAAACCAGCCCTCCCTTCTGGAGAGAATATACTCGTGGGAGAATCTTCTGGACGCATACCACGAGGCAGCAAGCGAGAAGTGGTACCGCAACGACGTGACCGCCTTCGCGGCGAATCTGGAGGAAAACCTGATCAGCATACAAAACGACTTGATCTGGCACACCTACAAAGTGGGCCGGTACCGGCAGTTCTACGTCCATGAACCGAAGAAACGGCTCGTCATGGCTCTGGGCTTCCGGGATCGTGTCGTGCAGTGGGCGATCTACCTCCAGACAAACCAGTACCTCGACAATGGCATGATATACCACAGCTACGGGTGCAGGGTGGGAAAAGGAACCACCAGAGCAGCCGACCGGCTTCAATACTGGTGCACGCTCGTGGATCGAAAGCCGGGCAAATGGTACTACCTGAAACTGGACGTATCAAAGTATTTTTACCGGGTGGATCACAGGGTACTGCTCGACATACTCCGCCGGAAGTTCCCGAACGAGGACGGATACCTCTGGCTTATGGAAACGATTATAAATTGCGACCATACGCCCTTCGGACTGCCTCCGGGAAAGTCCGCCGACGAGATCCCACCGTCTGAAAGACTGTTCGAGGTAGGTATGCCGATCGGAAACCTCACGAGCCAGCTACTCGCGAACGTCTGCCTCAATGAGCTGGATCAGTATATCAAGCACGAGCTGAAAGCCCATTTTTACGACAGATACATGGACGACATGGCGCTGCTCTATCCTGACGCGGCCACCCTGAACCGGTGGAGGACTGCGATCGAGAAGTATCTGAACGAAGTCCTGCACCTCGAATTGAACAGCAAAACCACGATCGGGCTCGTCGAGCGCGGGATCACCTTCGTGGGCTGCCGGATCTATCCGGGGTACCGCAAGCCGACGGCTCAGTCGGTCAAGAAAATGAAGGCCCGTATGCGCTACATAGCGAAAGAATACGAGGCCGGGCTGATCGACTTCGACGCGGTAGACGCGACCATGCAGAGCTACTTCGGACTTATGGGGCACTGCTCCACTCACGGGCTCCAGAAATGGATCGAGAAAAATATTATTTTCAAACGCAAAGAAATGGCAGACATAGAGCTGCCGCAGGAGGTGACACAATGGGAATTGAATCAGTTTTGA